From Klebsiella electrica, the proteins below share one genomic window:
- the ygiD gene encoding 4,5-DOPA-extradiol-dioxygenase: protein MSRTRMPALFLGHGSPMNVLEDNIYTRAWRQLGETLPRPKAIVVVSAHWFTRGTGVTAMETPKTIHDFGGFPQALYDTHYPAPGSPELAQRLVELLAPVPVTLDKEAWGFDHGSWGVLIKMYPDADIPMVQLSIDSTKPAAWHMEMGRKLAVLRDEGIMLVASGNVVHNLRTARWHGESTPYPWAESFNDYVKSNLSWKGPVAEHPLVNYLAHEGGSLSNPTADHFLPLLYALGTWDGEEPISIPVEGMEMGSLSMLSVLIGA, encoded by the coding sequence ATGTCCCGTACCCGAATGCCAGCGTTGTTTTTAGGCCACGGCAGCCCGATGAACGTGCTGGAAGATAACATCTATACCCGCGCCTGGCGGCAGCTGGGCGAAACATTGCCGCGGCCAAAAGCCATTGTTGTGGTTTCTGCGCACTGGTTTACTCGCGGTACCGGGGTCACGGCTATGGAAACGCCGAAGACGATCCACGATTTTGGCGGCTTCCCGCAGGCGCTGTACGATACGCATTATCCGGCTCCCGGTTCTCCGGAACTGGCGCAGCGTCTGGTTGAGTTGCTGGCGCCGGTCCCTGTGACCCTGGATAAAGAAGCCTGGGGTTTCGATCATGGCTCATGGGGCGTGCTGATAAAAATGTACCCCGATGCGGACATCCCGATGGTGCAGTTGAGCATCGACAGCACCAAACCGGCAGCCTGGCATATGGAAATGGGGCGTAAGCTGGCGGTGCTGCGAGATGAAGGCATCATGCTGGTGGCGAGCGGTAACGTGGTGCATAACCTGAGAACGGCACGCTGGCATGGCGAGAGTACGCCTTACCCGTGGGCAGAATCATTTAATGACTACGTGAAAAGCAACCTGAGCTGGAAGGGACCGGTTGCAGAGCATCCGCTGGTGAACTATCTGGCGCATGAGGGAGGCTCGCTTTCTAACCCGACCGCGGATCACTTCCTGCCGCTGCTCTACGCTTTGGGCACCTGGGACGGCGAAGAACCGATATCTATTCCGGTGGAAGGGATGGAGATGGGATCGCTGAGCATGCTGTCGGTGCTGATTGGGGCGTAG
- a CDS encoding glutathionylspermidine synthase family protein gives MERISITERPDWREKATEYGFNFHTMYGEPYWSEEAYYKLTLAQVEKLEEVTADLHQMCLQAVEKVIASDELMAKFRIPKHTWGFVRQSWKTNQPSLYSRLDLAWDGTGEPKLLENNADTPTSLYEAAFFQWIWLEDQINAGQLPAGSDQFNSLQEKLIERFAELREQFGFQLLHMACCRDTEEDRGTVQYLQDCAAEAGVATEFLYIEDIGLGEKGQFTDLQDQVIGNLFKLYPWEYMLREMFSTKLEDAGVRWLEPAWKSIISNKALLPLLWEMFPNHPNLLAAYFSEDAHPEMEKYVIKPIFSREGANVSIVENGKVLEAVEGPYGEEGTIVQEFYPLPKFGDSYTLIGSWLINDRPAGIGVREDRALITQDLSRFYPHIFVE, from the coding sequence ATGGAAAGAATCAGCATCACGGAGCGCCCGGACTGGCGTGAAAAGGCGACCGAATACGGCTTCAACTTTCATACGATGTATGGCGAGCCGTACTGGAGCGAAGAGGCCTATTACAAACTGACGCTGGCGCAGGTTGAGAAGCTCGAAGAGGTCACCGCCGACCTGCACCAAATGTGTCTGCAGGCGGTAGAAAAAGTTATCGCCAGCGATGAGCTGATGGCGAAGTTCCGCATCCCGAAACATACCTGGGGCTTCGTGCGCCAGTCGTGGAAAACCAACCAGCCGTCGCTCTACTCACGCCTCGATTTGGCGTGGGATGGCACAGGCGAGCCGAAGCTGCTGGAGAACAACGCCGACACGCCGACCTCGCTGTATGAAGCCGCCTTCTTCCAGTGGATTTGGCTGGAAGATCAGATCAACGCCGGCCAGCTGCCGGCAGGCAGCGACCAGTTCAACAGCCTGCAGGAAAAGCTGATCGAGCGTTTTGCCGAGCTGCGCGAGCAGTTTGGCTTCCAGCTGCTGCATATGGCTTGCTGTCGCGATACGGAAGAAGATCGCGGTACCGTGCAGTACCTGCAGGACTGTGCCGCAGAAGCGGGTGTGGCCACCGAGTTTCTGTATATCGAAGATATCGGTCTGGGTGAAAAAGGTCAGTTTACCGACCTGCAGGATCAGGTGATTGGCAACCTGTTCAAGCTCTACCCATGGGAGTATATGCTGCGCGAGATGTTCTCCACCAAACTGGAAGACGCGGGCGTACGCTGGCTGGAACCGGCGTGGAAGAGCATCATTTCGAACAAAGCTTTACTTCCGCTGCTGTGGGAGATGTTCCCGAACCACCCTAACCTGCTGGCAGCTTACTTCAGCGAAGATGCGCATCCGGAAATGGAGAAGTACGTCATTAAGCCTATTTTCTCCCGTGAAGGAGCCAACGTGTCGATCGTGGAAAACGGCAAAGTGCTGGAAGCGGTAGAGGGTCCATACGGAGAAGAAGGCACCATCGTGCAGGAGTTCTATCCGCTGCCGAAGTTTGGCGACAGCTACACGCTGATCGGCAGCTGGCTCATCAACGATCGGCCAGCCGGTATCGGCGTACGCGAGGATCGGGCGTTGATAACCCAGGATCTGTCGCGTTTCTACCCGCACATTTTCGTCGAATAA